One Tripterygium wilfordii isolate XIE 37 chromosome 10, ASM1340144v1, whole genome shotgun sequence DNA segment encodes these proteins:
- the LOC120007103 gene encoding mitochondrial arginine transporter BAC2 produces the protein MDFWPEFLASSWGKEFVAGGFGGIAGIISGYPLDTLRIRQQHSGSPSAFGILRRVIANEGPSALYRGMTAPLASVTFQNAMVFQTYAILSRACDSSVSPEDPPSYKGVALGGFGTGALQSLLLSPVELVKIRLQLQNTNPTKPHQTHLHKGPVDVAKGIFRAEGLRGFYRGFTITALRDAPAHCVYFWTYEYMREQLHPGCRKNGQESLKTMLLAGGLAGVASWVFCYPLDVVKTRLQAQSASSPDRYNGILDCLHRSVKQDGYGVLWRGLGTAIARAFVVNGAIFSAYEIALRCLFDNGSIQTENTTQ, from the exons ATGGATTTCTGGCCAGAGTTTCTTGCAAGTAGTTGGGGAAAAGAATTTGTGGCTGGTGGGTTTGGTGGCATTGCTGGTATAATCTCAGGTTATCCTCTCGATACCTTGCGTATCCGGCAACAGCACTCAGGTTCACCTTCTGCTTTTGGTATCCTACGCCGTGTAATTGCCAATGAAGGACCTTCGGCTCTCTATAGAGGCATGACTGCTCCCTTGGCATCAGTCACTTTTCAG AATGCCATGGTGTTCCAGACCTATGCAATCCTCTCTCGGGCATGTGACTCATCTGTTTCACCTGAAGACCCTCCTTCCTACAAAGGCGTCGCGCTTGGAGGTTTCGGTACTGGGGCTTTGCAGAGCTTATTGCTTAGTCCTGTCGAACTCGTAAAAATCCGTCTTCAGTTGCAAAACACCAACCCTACAAAACCCCATCAGACACATCTTCACAAAGGCCCTGTAGATGTTGCAAAAGGCATATTTAGAGCAGAAGGTCTGAGGGGTTTTTATCGAGGTTTCACCATTACTGCACTCAGAGATGCACCTGCTCACTGTGTCTACTTCTGGACTTATGAGTACATGCGAGAACAGCTTCATCCTGGCTGCAGAAAGAATGGGCAGGAAAGCTTGAAAACCATGCTATTAGCGGGAGGGCTAGCGGGAGTTGCTAGTTGGGTTTTTTGCTACCCTTTGGACGTCGTAAAAACCAGGCTGCAGGCTCAGTCAGCCTCTTCTCCAGATAGGTATAATGGCATTCTCGATTGTCTACACCGCAGTGTAAAACAAGATGGTTATGGCGTACTCTGGCGAGGACTGGGAACAGCCATTGCCAGAGCTTTTGTGGTAAATGGAGCTATCTTTTCTGCCTATGAGATTGCATTGCGCTGTTTATTCGACAATGGTAGCATTCAAACCGAAAACACCACCCAGTAG